One stretch of Armigeres subalbatus isolate Guangzhou_Male chromosome 2, GZ_Asu_2, whole genome shotgun sequence DNA includes these proteins:
- the LOC134210859 gene encoding troponin C, isoallergen Bla g 6.0101 isoform X1 → MSTIEDLDKQQLELLRNAFNAFDQEKKGCIGTQMVGTILSMLGHQLDDKLLKEIIDEVDADGSGELEFEEFVTLAARFLVEEDAEAMQQELKEAFRLYDKEGNGYITTQVLREILKELDDNLTNDDLDMMIEEIDSDGSGTVDFDEFMEVMTGGDD, encoded by the exons TGTTGAGAAACGCCTTCAACGCGTTCGATCAGGAGAAGAAGGGATGCATCGGCACCCAGATGGTCGGTACCATCCTGAGCATGCTGGGTCACCAGCTGGACGACAAGCTGCTCAAGGAAATTATCGATGAGGTCGACGCTGACGGTTCCGGTGAGCTGGAGTTCGAGGAATTCGTTACCCTGGCCGCCCGGTTCCTGGTTGAGGAGGACGCCGAAGCCATGCAGCAGGAGCTGAAGGAAGCTTTCCGTCTGTACGACAAGGAGGGCAACGGCTACATCACCACCCAGGTGCTGCGTGAAATCCTGAAGGAGCTGGACGACAACCTGACCAACGACGATCTGGACATGATGATCGAGGAAATCGATTCTGACGGTTCGGGAACCGTTGATTTCGATG AATTCATGGAAGTCATGACTGGTGGAGACGATTAA
- the LOC134210859 gene encoding troponin C, isoallergen Bla g 6.0101 isoform X2, which produces MEDLDKQQLELLRNAFNAFDQEKKGCIGTQMVGTILSMLGHQLDDKLLKEIIDEVDADGSGELEFEEFVTLAARFLVEEDAEAMQQELKEAFRLYDKEGNGYITTQVLREILKELDDNLTNDDLDMMIEEIDSDGSGTVDFDEFMEVMTGGDD; this is translated from the exons TGTTGAGAAACGCCTTCAACGCGTTCGATCAGGAGAAGAAGGGATGCATCGGCACCCAGATGGTCGGTACCATCCTGAGCATGCTGGGTCACCAGCTGGACGACAAGCTGCTCAAGGAAATTATCGATGAGGTCGACGCTGACGGTTCCGGTGAGCTGGAGTTCGAGGAATTCGTTACCCTGGCCGCCCGGTTCCTGGTTGAGGAGGACGCCGAAGCCATGCAGCAGGAGCTGAAGGAAGCTTTCCGTCTGTACGACAAGGAGGGCAACGGCTACATCACCACCCAGGTGCTGCGTGAAATCCTGAAGGAGCTGGACGACAACCTGACCAACGACGATCTGGACATGATGATCGAGGAAATCGATTCTGACGGTTCGGGAACCGTTGATTTCGATG AATTCATGGAAGTCATGACTGGTGGAGACGATTAA